The Neovison vison isolate M4711 chromosome 13, ASM_NN_V1, whole genome shotgun sequence genome includes a region encoding these proteins:
- the NUDT14 gene encoding uridine diphosphate glucose pyrophosphatase NUDT14 isoform X2: protein MERIEGAAVGRCAASPYLRPLTLHYRQNGTQKSWDFMKTHDSVAMLMFNCSQQSLVLVKQFRPAVYAGEVERHFPGSLAAVDHDGARELPVALPGSAGVTYELCAGLVDQPGLSLEEVACAEAWEECGYRLSPSDLRRVATYKSGVGLTGSSQTMFYAEVTDAQRDGPGGGLAEEGELIEVVHLPLDGARSFADDPAVPKTLGVIFGISWFFSHVAPGLRPQ, encoded by the exons ATGGAGCGCATCGAGGGGGCGGCCGTGGGCCGCTGCGCAGCCTCGCCCTACCTGCGGCCGCTCACGCTGCACTACCGCCAG AATGGCACTCAGAAGTCATGGGACTTCATGAAGACACATGACAG TGTGGCCATGCTCATGTTCAACTGTTCCCAGCAGAGCCTGGTGTTGGTGAAGCAGTTCCGGCCAG CTGTGTACGCGGGCGAAGTGGAACGCCACTTCCCAGGGTCCCTGGCAGCTGTGGACCACGACGGAGCCCGGGAGCTGCCCGTGGCTCTGCCTGGCTCAGCGGGGGTCACGTATGAGCTGTGTGCGGGCCTCGTGGACCAGCCTGGGCTGTCGCTGGAGGAAGTGGCCTGCGCAGAGGCTTGGGAGGAGTGTGGCTACCGCCTGTCTCCCTCCGACCTGCGCCGGGTCGCCACCTACAA GTCTGGTGTGGGACTCACCGGCTCCAGCCAGACTATGTTCTACGCAGAGGTGACGGATGCCCAGCGGGACGGCCCGGGCGGGGGCCTGGCGGAGGAGGGTGAGCTCATAGAGGTCGTGCACCTGCCCCTGGACGGTGCCCGCTCCTTTGCGGATGACCCAGCTGTCCCCAAGACCCTCGGCGTCATCTTCGGCATCTCGTGGTTCTTCAGCCATGTGGCCCCTGGCCTGCGTCCCCAGTGA
- the NUDT14 gene encoding uridine diphosphate glucose pyrophosphatase NUDT14 isoform X1: MERIEGAAVGRCAASPYLRPLTLHYRQNGTQKSWDFMKTHDSVAMLMFNCSQQSLVLVKQFRPAVYAGEVERHFPGSLAAVDHDGARELPVALPGSAGVTYELCAGLVDQPGLSLEEVACAEAWEECGYRLSPSDLRRVATYKTRRYGVACPCAAPWMPSRVPEPEVTDAQRDGPGGGLAEEGELIEVVHLPLDGARSFADDPAVPKTLGVIFGISWFFSHVAPGLRPQ; encoded by the exons ATGGAGCGCATCGAGGGGGCGGCCGTGGGCCGCTGCGCAGCCTCGCCCTACCTGCGGCCGCTCACGCTGCACTACCGCCAG AATGGCACTCAGAAGTCATGGGACTTCATGAAGACACATGACAG TGTGGCCATGCTCATGTTCAACTGTTCCCAGCAGAGCCTGGTGTTGGTGAAGCAGTTCCGGCCAG CTGTGTACGCGGGCGAAGTGGAACGCCACTTCCCAGGGTCCCTGGCAGCTGTGGACCACGACGGAGCCCGGGAGCTGCCCGTGGCTCTGCCTGGCTCAGCGGGGGTCACGTATGAGCTGTGTGCGGGCCTCGTGGACCAGCCTGGGCTGTCGCTGGAGGAAGTGGCCTGCGCAGAGGCTTGGGAGGAGTGTGGCTACCGCCTGTCTCCCTCCGACCTGCGCCGGGTCGCCACCTACAA GACGAGACGTTATGGTGTAGCCTGTCCATGTGCTGCCCCTTGGATGCCCTCACGGGTCCCTGAGCCTG AGGTGACGGATGCCCAGCGGGACGGCCCGGGCGGGGGCCTGGCGGAGGAGGGTGAGCTCATAGAGGTCGTGCACCTGCCCCTGGACGGTGCCCGCTCCTTTGCGGATGACCCAGCTGTCCCCAAGACCCTCGGCGTCATCTTCGGCATCTCGTGGTTCTTCAGCCATGTGGCCCCTGGCCTGCGTCCCCAGTGA
- the NUDT14 gene encoding uridine diphosphate glucose pyrophosphatase NUDT14 isoform X4, translating to MERIEGAAVGRCAASPYLRPLTLHYRQNGTQKSWDFMKTHDSVAMLMFNCSQQSLVLVKQFRPAVYAGEVERHFPGSLAAVDHDGARELPVALPGSAGVTYELCAGLVDQPGLSLEEVACAEAWEECGYRLSPSDLRRVATYKGDGCPAGRPGRGPGGGG from the exons ATGGAGCGCATCGAGGGGGCGGCCGTGGGCCGCTGCGCAGCCTCGCCCTACCTGCGGCCGCTCACGCTGCACTACCGCCAG AATGGCACTCAGAAGTCATGGGACTTCATGAAGACACATGACAG TGTGGCCATGCTCATGTTCAACTGTTCCCAGCAGAGCCTGGTGTTGGTGAAGCAGTTCCGGCCAG CTGTGTACGCGGGCGAAGTGGAACGCCACTTCCCAGGGTCCCTGGCAGCTGTGGACCACGACGGAGCCCGGGAGCTGCCCGTGGCTCTGCCTGGCTCAGCGGGGGTCACGTATGAGCTGTGTGCGGGCCTCGTGGACCAGCCTGGGCTGTCGCTGGAGGAAGTGGCCTGCGCAGAGGCTTGGGAGGAGTGTGGCTACCGCCTGTCTCCCTCCGACCTGCGCCGGGTCGCCACCTACAA AGGTGACGGATGCCCAGCGGGACGGCCCGGGCGGGGGCCTGGCGGAGGAGGGTGA
- the NUDT14 gene encoding uridine diphosphate glucose pyrophosphatase NUDT14 isoform X3, whose protein sequence is MERIEGAAVGRCAASPYLRPLTLHYRQNGTQKSWDFMKTHDSVAMLMFNCSQQSLVLVKQFRPAVYAGEVERHFPGSLAAVDHDGARELPVALPGSAGVTYELCAGLVDQPGLSLEEVACAEAWEECGYRLSPSDLRRVATYKTRRYGVACPCAAPWMPSRVPEPGLVWDSPAPARLCSTQR, encoded by the exons ATGGAGCGCATCGAGGGGGCGGCCGTGGGCCGCTGCGCAGCCTCGCCCTACCTGCGGCCGCTCACGCTGCACTACCGCCAG AATGGCACTCAGAAGTCATGGGACTTCATGAAGACACATGACAG TGTGGCCATGCTCATGTTCAACTGTTCCCAGCAGAGCCTGGTGTTGGTGAAGCAGTTCCGGCCAG CTGTGTACGCGGGCGAAGTGGAACGCCACTTCCCAGGGTCCCTGGCAGCTGTGGACCACGACGGAGCCCGGGAGCTGCCCGTGGCTCTGCCTGGCTCAGCGGGGGTCACGTATGAGCTGTGTGCGGGCCTCGTGGACCAGCCTGGGCTGTCGCTGGAGGAAGTGGCCTGCGCAGAGGCTTGGGAGGAGTGTGGCTACCGCCTGTCTCCCTCCGACCTGCGCCGGGTCGCCACCTACAA GACGAGACGTTATGGTGTAGCCTGTCCATGTGCTGCCCCTTGGATGCCCTCACGGGTCCCTGAGCCTG GTCTGGTGTGGGACTCACCGGCTCCAGCCAGACTATGTTCTACGCAGAGGTGA